One Leuconostoc mesenteroides subsp. mesenteroides ATCC 8293 genomic window, TTTTTCAGCATCATTTTCAAATAGAGATGGATCCACGCTATCATTGGTTAACTGCTTCACTGCTAAGCGATCGACACGTGTCAGTGATTCAATCACATCACGGAAATCATTATCTTTACTATGAGCAGCGAGTACATTAATACGATCTATGAGGTAAACAACGTCAGTATTTCCTGAGCGACTAACTCCTGCAGATACCAAATCTTGGCGAACACCATCATCCAATGTTAACTTACGCACGCGATCTAAGATAAACTCCAGTACAGCTGTGATATCAGCCGCAGCAACTTCTCCCTGTGATTGGGCAAACTGAGTTAATACCGGTTTCAAAGCAATATGCCAGTTTTTTTCCTGTAACGTTCTTACGATACCTGTTGCTGCGCGACGTAGTCCATAAGGATCATTTGAACCGCTTGGTGTTAAGTCAGCTGCAAAGAAAGTTACAATAGCGTCTAGCTTATCGGCAACTGCTAGTACAGCACCAATATCTGACTCAGCAATTTTTCCTGTTGCTGAAGTCGGCATATAGTGCTCTTTAATTGCTGCAGCCACAGCGGGATTCTCACCAAATAATTTAGCATAGTGTTCACCCATAATACCTTGCAATTCGTCAAACTCACCAACCATACCGGTCATTAAGTCGAATTTATAGATTTCTGCTGCACGGCTCACGTTAGACAATTGTTGTTCATCAAAATTCAGTGATTGCGCTAGTGCCTGAGCCAAAACGCCAGTTCGTTGCATATGTTCATAAACAGTACCAATTTTTTCATGGAAAACCAATTTTTTGACCTTTTCCATGTAGTCAGCAATTGTTTTAGTTTGGTCTTCTTTGTAAAAGAATTCTGCATCCTCAAGACGAGCAACCAAAACTTTTTCATTACCAGCAATAACATTATCCAAATGCTCTTTGTTCCCATTACGTACTGATAAGAAATGTGGCAACAATTTCCCGTCATGATTAGTAACAAAGAAGAAACGTTGGTGTTCGCGCATTGATGTGATTAATACTTCATCAGGAATTTCCAAATATTTTTTATCAAAAGTACCAGCAAATGCCGTTGGCCATTCGACAATATTATTAACTTCTTCCAGCAAATTCTGTGCTGCATCAGTGTCTAATTCTAATGACCAATTGTTTTGTTTAGCAATTGCCGTCAGTTGAGAACGGATTGCATTTTTTCGTACCTCAGCGTTAACTACAACACTTGCTGATTCGAGTTTACTTACATAATCGTCAGCAGAAGAAATTTCAACATGTTCATTTGACAAAAAGCGGTGTCCTCTTGTAACACGACCAGTTTGAACATCTAATACATGAAAATCAACGACTTCCTTATCAAACAAGGCGACAAGCCAGCGAATTGGTCGCACGTACAAGAAAGCATTATTCGCCCACTTCATGTACGTTGAGAACTTCATCTCTGAAACCACCTCGGCACCAATTTTGACCAAGATATCCTTGGCAGGAACACCTTCAGTATGCTTTGTTAACCACACATAGCCGTCTCTTGTTTCAAAGTCATCTGGTGTTGCACCTTGACCGCGTGCAAATCCCATTGCTGCCTTAGTCCACTCACCATTGGCATCTTTTGCTCTTTCAATTGACGGACCACGCTTTTCTTCACTCAAACTTTCTGATTTTTCCGCTACATCGGTTAATTCAACCGCCAACCGACGTGGAGTTGAATAAGGATTAATGGCACCAACAGTCAAGCGATGCTCAGCTAAAAAGTTTCTTGTTCTTTCAATTAATTGATTTTCTGAGCTTGTGACCAGATGTGCTGGCACTTCTTCAAGACCAATTTCTAATAAAAATGTTGACATGAGTTATTCTCCAATATTGATTTTATCTCTGTTACTATCAGGCATTTTCTTTGGTGTATTTACCGTTTTTACCAAGATACTTATCCCGTAATGTCTGATCTTTTAGCAAAGGAAAACCAAGCTTAGCTCGTTCTTCAATAAATACTTTCGATACTTTGCGAGCCATTGTACGAATACGATGTAAATAACCAGCTCGTTCTGTGACCGAAACCGTACCACGTGCATCTAATAGATTAAATGTATGTGATGATTTCAAAATATAGTCATAAGCCGGATGTACCAAGCCCAAATCTAACAAACGAGTTGCTTCTGCTTCAAATTCTTCAAAGTGGCGCAACAACATATCTTGGTTAGATTCTTCAAAAGCGTATTTCGAATGCTCGAATTCTGGTTCTTTGAAAATATCACCGTATAACACACCATTACCCCATTCAAGATCATAAACCGTTGGTACATTTTGAATGTATGATGCTAATCGTTCTAGACCATAAGTCACTTCTGCTGTCACAGAATCTACTTCAATCCCACCAACTTGCTGGAAATAAGTAAACTGTGTCACTTCCATACCATCCAGCCAAACTTCCCAACCAATTCCTGCAGCACCCATGGAAGGGTTTTCCCAGTTATCTTCAACGAAACGTATATCATGTTCTAATGCTTTAATACCCAAAGCTTCTAAAGAACCTAGGTAAAGCTCTTGAATGTTTTCAGGGGAAGGCTTCATCACTACTTGAAACTGATGATGTTGAAACAAACGGTTTGGATTATCGCCATAGCGGCCATCAGCTGGACGACGAGAAGGTTGAACATAAGCAGCGTTCCAAGGCTCAGGGCCATTAGCACGTAAAAATGTATATGGCGACTGTGTTCCGGCCCCAACTTCATTGTCATATGCTTGCATTAAGTTTGCGCCTTGTTTAGCCCAATATTGTTGTAGGGTCAAGATAATATCTTGTAATGATAGTTTTTCGTTTGTCATAATCGTTCTTCCTTAAAAATTTACCGACAATTTAGCACAGATTGTATCGATATTTTGTTATATTTACCAGCATCAAAAAACCGCGTGTAAGTTCATCCAATGCCAAAATAATTGACATCAGGACGCTTACGCGCGGTTCCACCTGACTTCCGAGTTATAAAACCCGACACTCGACTGTTTGTCCGTTCCACCAACGCCACTTGGCTTCATCACGTACAAAACTCAATAATGATATTATGCACTCTCTACGACAAATCGTCAAGTAAAAATTTCTACATTAAGTTGCTCGAAAACTTTCTGACAATGTTTTAACAATTAAATTAAGCAATGATCTTGATGGCGCAATTAAGTACACAACTCGGATATGACCATCTGGCATATGCCACTCTAAATAAGTCATAGCCTTAATACTGTCAGAGGTAGTATCTTGGTAGGTACCATCAATTCGAGAGGCTTGTACATTGTCGACTTGATCTAATGAAACATCACTTTGTCCCGTAATTTTTTTAAAACTAAAACTAGCAAAATCAACACCAAATCCCTGACCTTGAGTGCTGGTTAAAATCATTACGTTTTGTTGTGACTGCAACCACTGCAAAGAAGCTGTATCTTGTTCCCAAGTCCCATGGACCTTAAAGAAACCAAATGTTGCATCTCCTATTGTATCTTCTGTTAATCCTCTGTATGCTGTCGTCTCAGAATCGTCTGGAAGTTCAGTAACTTCTTTTTCAGGTATCGAAGATGCTGAGCTGGCTTCTGGTGTGTTATCATCTGTCTCTTGGGTTGACGAGCTCATAGAACCATTTTTAGTAGAATAACTTGATGACGCGGACTTACCTCGATTTTCATTAACCTGCCGCTGTTCCTGAATATACTTTTGCGCAGCAGCTCTAAATTCATGTGTGATATGCTTTAAAGCAGCAATCTGAAAACAAGCAGTTAAAATCATTACAGCGCTAATTAAAGCTGCATAAAATGATTTTTGCTTTTTACTTAAAGTCGGTGTCCAATAAGCTGAACGCCTTGAAACCAAGTAAATGAGCCAACCGAAATATATTAAAAATGCAATTGGCGCCAAAATAACTAAACGAAAACTGGCTAAAATGCCAAAACTCACTCCTAAAAGTGACGGGCTCATCAGTACAAACATAATTGTCTGTACTGGAAATCCGGTATCTCGTAATCGCCTAATAAATAAGGATAAGTTTGGAATAGTTATTAAGATACTGAATGTTCCAGATAACTTGGTTGCTAACGACCAAGAATTTAAAAAAATAATTGATACAAATAAAATAGATGCAAAAATAAATGTATTCACGATATGAACCCACCAAAAATCCAATCGATACGCACCACTATGAAAATCAAATGCTTCCCGCCAATATCTCAAATATCTCCTCAGCACATCCCTCTCCTAAATAAAAAGACTTGGATTTATCCAAGTCAAGCATGATCGCAATATCTTACGAAAATCAAATTGTTAACAATTCTTTTTCTTTTTCAGCTGCTATTTCATCAATTGCTTTAATGTTTTCATCAGTCAACTTTTGTGTCTGATCTTCGGCCTTGCGGGCATCATCTTCAGGCATGTCTTTGTCTTTTTTAATATCATCCATAATATCACGACGAACATTACGAACTGAAACTTTAGCTTTTTCAGCTTCAGCCTTCACTTCTTTAGCAAGTTCTTTACGACGTTCTTCTGTCATTTGTGGAATCGCCAAGCGCACAATATTTCCGTCAGAAGCAGGATTCAAACCAAGATCGGACACGTTAATTGCATGTACAATTGCTTCCAAGGCACTTTTATCAAACGGCGTAATTAGCAATATTCGTGCTTCCGGTACTGAAATTGAAGCCACTTGGTTCAATGGTGTCATTGCCCCATAATATTCAACTTCGACGCGATTCAAAATATTGGGATTCGCACGACCTGTACGGATGTTGGCTAATTCACGTTGAAGTGCCTCTTGTGCCCCCTTCATACGCTCTTTAGCATTAGTTAAATCAAAAGTCATTATTTTTCTCCTGTTACTGTTGTTCCGATGGCTTCACCAAGCACAACTCGTTTCAAGTTACCTGGTGTGTTAAGGTTAAACACCACCAATGGCATATTATTATCCATAGATAGTGAGCTTGCTGTCGAATCCATTACTTTCAAACCTTTTTGCAAAATGTCAAGGTGAGTTAATTCCGTAAACTTCACCGCATTAGCATTTTTATTTGGATCTGAGTCATAAATACCATCAACGCCATTTTTACCCATTAAGATGGCATCAGCATTAATTTCGTTTGCACGCAAGGCTGCCGTCGTATCTGTAGAGAAATACGGAGAACCTGTACCTGCTGCAAAAATGACAATTCGTCCCTTTTCTAGATGACGAATCGCACGACCACGTATGTAAGGTTCAGCAATCTGCTGCATTGTAATAGCAGTTTGCACACGTGTTTGGACACCAGCGCGTTCCAATGAATCTTGCAAAACTAGAGCATTCATTGTTGTACCAAGCATGCCAGTATAATCAGCACGAGACCGTTCCATACCAATTTTTGATGCTGGCTCTCCACGCCACAAGTTTCCACCGCCAACAACAATGGCAATTTGAGTACCTAGGTCATGGACATCTTTTAGCTCTTCAGCAATTGCAGAAACAGTCTCAAGATCGATGCCTTGACCTTTGTCCCCTGCCAATGCTTCACCAGAGAGCTTCATCAAAACGCGTTTGTACTTAATATCAGTCATGTTTAACCTCTTTTATTTGCTTATACAAGTATATCAAAAATTCCGAAAAATTTCCGAAAAAAAAGTGCGCTATTTATAATAGTACACTTTTTAACTAATTAGCTGCATTGATAAAACAATCAATGGCAATTAGTAGTTTTTAAATATTAACCAAGTTGCTTAGCAACTTCTTCAGCTAAATCAGTGACTTGCTTTTCAATGCCATCACCAACTTGGTAACGAACAAATGACTTAACTGATCCATTTTGTGAAGAAATGAATTGTGCAACTGTTTGGTCGCCATTTTTAACAAATGGTTGATCCAACAAAGAAATTTCAGCCAAGAACTTCTTGATACGTCCTTCGACCATGCGTTCCTTAATGTTATCAGGCTTACCATTCAAATCTTCAGAAGCTAATTGCACTTCCTTTTCCTTAGCAATAACATCAGCAGGTACTTGATCATCAGATACAAATTGTGGTGCAATAGCAGCAACATGCATTGCGATATCCTTGGCAGCTTCTTCTGAAGCACCATCAACAACAACCAAAGCTGAAATTGAGCCTGCCAAGTGAGAATATGAACCAAAGTTTTCTGAATCTGACTTTTCTACTACTGAGAAACGACGCAAAGTAATCTTTTCACCAGTAATTTGAGTTGTTCCGATAATTTTGTCGTTCAAAGTTTGACCTTCTTGAACTTCAAGTGCCAAAGCAGCTTCAACGTCAGCAGGCGCAAATTCGACGATTGTGTTGGCAACTGCGTTTAGCAATTCGTTAAATTCAGCGTTACCAGCCACGAAGTCAGTTTCTGAGTTTAATTCAATGATTGCAGCGCGGTTACCCTTAACGGCAACAGCTGTCATGCCTTCGGCAGCGACACGATCACCCTTTTTAGCGGCCTTTGCCATACCCTTTTCACGCAATAAATCAATTGCCTTGTCTAGATCGCCATCAGCTTCAACCAATGCTTTTTTAGCATCCATCATTCCAACAGATGTCTTATCACGTAATTCCTTTACTTGTGCAGCAGTAATTGCCATTATAGTGCTCCTCTAAAATAGTTTAATGTATTTTTATTATAACATATTAAAATACCATTCCGCGTCCCGAACAGGTCCGCTAGGAACGGTATTTATAGAATAAAATTAATTAGTTATTGCCTTCTTCAACGATGTTAGCAATTTCTTCGATTGATTCTGTGTTTTCGTCACCTTCAACGAATGCATCTTCAGGTGCTGAATCTTGGCCTTGACGACCTTCAATAACAGCATCGGCAATCTTTGATGTGATCAAACGTACGGCACGAATAGCATCATCGTTAGCAGGAATCTTAACATCGACTACATCTGGGTTAGCATTTGTATCGATCATAGCTACAACTGGGATATTCAACATGTTTGCTTCCTTGACGGCAATTTCTTCCTTCTTTGGATCAACAACAAACAATACATCTGGCAAGCCAGGCATGTCTTGAATACCACCTAAGAACTTTTCCAACTTTTCACGTTGCTTGTTCAACAAAACAACTTCTTTTTTAGGCAATTGCTCAAATGTACCGTCTTCGGCCATTGTTTGCAAATCCTTCAAACGTTGGATACGTGTCTTGATAGTGTTCCAGTTTGTCAATGTACCACCCAACCAACGATGGTTGATATAGTATTGGCCAGCACGTGTTGCTTCTTCAGCAATCGCATCAGAAGCTTGTTTCTTTGTACCAACGAATAATACGTTAGCGCCATCAGTAGAAGCGTTACGAATAAAGTTATAAGCTTCGTCAACTAACTTAACTGTCTTTTGTAAATCGATGATGTGAATACCATTACGTTCTGTAAAGATATATTCGTCCATCTTTGGGTCCCAACGACGTGTTTGGTGACCGAAGTGTACTCCTGCTTCGAGGAGTTCTTTCATTGAAATAACTGCCATGATATGGCCTCCTAGGTTTTTCCGCCGACAAATTCGTTGTTCACGCTGACATTTCTGCACCTACGTGTTCTCATTTATCGTGTGTATTTGCTGCTTTTCACAACATATTACATTTTACATTATTTTTGGTTCCTTGACAAGCATATTACCAAATTTTGATTACGTGGTGTACTAATAAATACTTTTCCTTGTTAATTCGTGTTAATTTCTTAAAATTTGCCTCTGCTTTTAACGCTTCGCTCTTTGTCTGGAACTCTTCATAGTGAATCAATTTTAATGGATGCCGCGACTTTACGCGGGTAAACTTAGCCCCTTTACCAGACTCATGTGTCGCTAGACGACGTTGTACGTTATCCGTGAATCCACCATAAAAATAACCATCCGCTGTATATAAAACATAAAAATAATAATACTTCATTCATGCCACGCTTTACCATAAAGGATGTCGTGAACCTCTGATGTATAGTCATTGTCATCAGTATAGGCGATAAGGGGTGGCATAATGCGCACGCCACCTGGTCGGCCAGATTTAATGGCTTCTATTAAAACCATATTGGCTTCGCGGTTTGCCTTTCCATAAACAAATTGAACTCTTTTAATCATAAGCTTTCGTGCAGCAAACGCTGCAAATATATCTGCTAGCCTTTCCGGCCGGTGTACCATATAGACCTTACCATTATTTTTCAGCAGTTTATTGGCAATTTGGGCCAGTTCAGGTAAGTTAATCATCAACTCGTGGCGCGCAATTTCATAATGTTTATCTATATTAGTCTTGGTAGTCTCAGTTAAGGGAAAATAAGGTGGATTAGTCAGAATAGTTTCAACAGAGCCAGGTTTAATTTCATTAAATATATCTTTCATGTCAGCCTGAACGACTGAAACACGTTCATGTAAATTGTTCAGTTCAATGCTACGTTGTGCCATTTCAGCTAATTCTGGTTGTATCTCGACTAACTTTATTTCCCCAGTCACTTTTGGAGCGTAAAAAAGCCCAACCGCGCCAGTACCTGATCCCAAATCAACAGATAACCCTTTACCTTTTCCTTTTACATCAGCAAAATGTGCTAATAAAATCGCGTCTAAGGAATATGAAAACATGTCTGGATTCTGGATGATATTAATATTTTGTGATGGAAGTCCATCAATACGTTCATTTGCTTTAAGAAATGGTTGTGTCATTTGCGTTTCTTTCTGTTTATCTGTAAAATTGAAATGATTAATTTATGAGGTAAATAAATATGAAATTCTATGATTTTTTACGCGGCATTGCTGTTGCTTTAATATGGGCAGTTACTGGCCGCATTAAATACATGAATCGCGACAGAATACCCCAAAACGATAACTATGTGCTAGTTGGTCCACACCGCACTTGGTGGGATCCAGTATGGTATGCTGTGGCAGCCTACCCAAAACACTTTATTTTCATGGCAAAAATTGAATTATTTAAATTCAAGCCACTTGCATGGTTAATCAAATCAGCCGGCGCATTCCCAGTTGATCGTGAAAATGTTGGCCCAAGCGTCATCAAAATACCTGTACGCGAATTAAAAGATGGCAAGCGCTCTTTAATAATGTTTCCTTCTGGTTCTAGACACAGTGATGATTTAAAATCAGGTTCCATTCTAATTGCACGAATGGCTGGAAAGGCAATCGTACCAGCTGTATATCAAGGCCCTGTAAAGTTCAGTCAACTTTTCAAACGTAATAATACCACAGTTAATTTTGGTGAGCCAATTATTATTGATCGTAAAGACCGATTGAACAAGGAAAATATTGCTAAATATACTGAGCAGATGCAAGCAGCTTTCCAAGAATTAGATGCTGAGATTGACCCAACTTGGAAATATGTAGATCCAAAACGTTCAGAAAAAAAATAAGCCGATTGGCTTATTTTTTTTGCGAATTGGCACTTTGTTGCTTCATCTGAGCCATCATTTGGTTCAATTTCTTTTGAGATGGTTTTTGTCCCATTGACATCATCATTGATTTCATCATTTCTTCTGAAATAGGTGGGTTTTTTGCAAGATAACTCTTCATTGAGTTACGTGCCAAGAAAAAGCCACCGACCAAACCAATAATTAAAGTTAACACTGCAATCAAAATTGCTAGCCATGTGCTAATCATGCATATTCTCCTTACTAAAATGTCTGATAATTATTATAGCACAGCCAGCAAAGGCGTGCTATAATAACTTGCAGAGTTAACGTTTTCAATATGAACCATTTTGTTCGTTATAAAAATAAATAACACGAATTTTTTATTATTTATTTAATATTAGGTTGAATTTTTAAAAAAATAACGAACAAACGTTTGATTTGTTCGTGTTTTTCCGTTATACTGATGATAGTAAATTTAACAAGTAGGAAACCCATCATGGCAATTACACAAGAAAGCAAACAAATTCAAGTGCTTCGATTTATTCATGAAGCACAATCAGAAAATGGTTACCCACCAACCGTCCGAGAAATTGGTGAAGCTGTTGGATTATCATCTTCTTCAACTATTCACGGTCACATCGAACGTCTGGTAAAAAAAGGTTATCTTTTAAAAGATGCTTCTAAACCAAGAGCTCGTGCGATTGAAGTAACCGATATTGGTTTAGAGATGCTTGGGATTTCAACCACACCCGGAAAAATTCCGGTACTTGGAATGGTTACAGCGGGTACACCAATTTTGGCAGTAGAAGAAGAAGCAACTGAATTTTTCCCTATCCCAGATAATTTAATGCAATTTGATGGTGACCTATTCATGCTTAATGTTCATGGTGATTCAATGGTTAACATTGGCATTCTAGATGGAGACAAAGTTATCGTACGTAAGCAAGAGAATGCTGATAATGGTGATGTTGTTGTCGCAATGAATGATAACAATGAAGCGACAGTTAAGCGTTTTTTCCGTGAAGCCGATCATTATCGCTTACAACCTGAAAATAACAGCATGGCGCCAATTATTTTGCAAAAAGTCTCTATTTTAGGAAAAGTAATCGGACTGTATCGCGACGCTATTTATTAAAAACCAAATAAAAAGGCTCATCTCTGATGAGCCTTTTTATTATGCTTGCCAAGCATTTGGATTTTCCTTCCAGTTTTGTAAGGTTTCAACTTGTGA contains:
- the glyS gene encoding glycine--tRNA ligase subunit beta, yielding MSTFLLEIGLEEVPAHLVTSSENQLIERTRNFLAEHRLTVGAINPYSTPRRLAVELTDVAEKSESLSEEKRGPSIERAKDANGEWTKAAMGFARGQGATPDDFETRDGYVWLTKHTEGVPAKDILVKIGAEVVSEMKFSTYMKWANNAFLYVRPIRWLVALFDKEVVDFHVLDVQTGRVTRGHRFLSNEHVEISSADDYVSKLESASVVVNAEVRKNAIRSQLTAIAKQNNWSLELDTDAAQNLLEEVNNIVEWPTAFAGTFDKKYLEIPDEVLITSMREHQRFFFVTNHDGKLLPHFLSVRNGNKEHLDNVIAGNEKVLVARLEDAEFFYKEDQTKTIADYMEKVKKLVFHEKIGTVYEHMQRTGVLAQALAQSLNFDEQQLSNVSRAAEIYKFDLMTGMVGEFDELQGIMGEHYAKLFGENPAVAAAIKEHYMPTSATGKIAESDIGAVLAVADKLDAIVTFFAADLTPSGSNDPYGLRRAATGIVRTLQEKNWHIALKPVLTQFAQSQGEVAAADITAVLEFILDRVRKLTLDDGVRQDLVSAGVSRSGNTDVVYLIDRINVLAAHSKDNDFRDVIESLTRVDRLAVKQLTNDSVDPSLFENDAEKELYQATYALNLSHLVKEGADEVYTTLAGLQSPISTYFEATMVNTENAAVKNNRYAQLNVIHRLISELGDLEQIVIK
- the glyQ gene encoding glycine--tRNA ligase subunit alpha codes for the protein MTNEKLSLQDIILTLQQYWAKQGANLMQAYDNEVGAGTQSPYTFLRANGPEPWNAAYVQPSRRPADGRYGDNPNRLFQHHQFQVVMKPSPENIQELYLGSLEALGIKALEHDIRFVEDNWENPSMGAAGIGWEVWLDGMEVTQFTYFQQVGGIEVDSVTAEVTYGLERLASYIQNVPTVYDLEWGNGVLYGDIFKEPEFEHSKYAFEESNQDMLLRHFEEFEAEATRLLDLGLVHPAYDYILKSSHTFNLLDARGTVSVTERAGYLHRIRTMARKVSKVFIEERAKLGFPLLKDQTLRDKYLGKNGKYTKENA
- a CDS encoding DUF805 domain-containing protein, whose product is MRYWREAFDFHSGAYRLDFWWVHIVNTFIFASILFVSIIFLNSWSLATKLSGTFSILITIPNLSLFIRRLRDTGFPVQTIMFVLMSPSLLGVSFGILASFRLVILAPIAFLIYFGWLIYLVSRRSAYWTPTLSKKQKSFYAALISAVMILTACFQIAALKHITHEFRAAAQKYIQEQRQVNENRGKSASSSYSTKNGSMSSSTQETDDNTPEASSASSIPEKEVTELPDDSETTAYRGLTEDTIGDATFGFFKVHGTWEQDTASLQWLQSQQNVMILTSTQGQGFGVDFASFSFKKITGQSDVSLDQVDNVQASRIDGTYQDTTSDSIKAMTYLEWHMPDGHIRVVYLIAPSRSLLNLIVKTLSESFRAT
- the frr gene encoding ribosome recycling factor, which encodes MTFDLTNAKERMKGAQEALQRELANIRTGRANPNILNRVEVEYYGAMTPLNQVASISVPEARILLITPFDKSALEAIVHAINVSDLGLNPASDGNIVRLAIPQMTEERRKELAKEVKAEAEKAKVSVRNVRRDIMDDIKKDKDMPEDDARKAEDQTQKLTDENIKAIDEIAAEKEKELLTI
- the pyrH gene encoding UMP kinase — protein: MTDIKYKRVLMKLSGEALAGDKGQGIDLETVSAIAEELKDVHDLGTQIAIVVGGGNLWRGEPASKIGMERSRADYTGMLGTTMNALVLQDSLERAGVQTRVQTAITMQQIAEPYIRGRAIRHLEKGRIVIFAAGTGSPYFSTDTTAALRANEINADAILMGKNGVDGIYDSDPNKNANAVKFTELTHLDILQKGLKVMDSTASSLSMDNNMPLVVFNLNTPGNLKRVVLGEAIGTTVTGEK
- the tsf gene encoding translation elongation factor Ts; the protein is MAITAAQVKELRDKTSVGMMDAKKALVEADGDLDKAIDLLREKGMAKAAKKGDRVAAEGMTAVAVKGNRAAIIELNSETDFVAGNAEFNELLNAVANTIVEFAPADVEAALALEVQEGQTLNDKIIGTTQITGEKITLRRFSVVEKSDSENFGSYSHLAGSISALVVVDGASEEAAKDIAMHVAAIAPQFVSDDQVPADVIAKEKEVQLASEDLNGKPDNIKERMVEGRIKKFLAEISLLDQPFVKNGDQTVAQFISSQNGSVKSFVRYQVGDGIEKQVTDLAEEVAKQLG
- the rpsB gene encoding 30S ribosomal protein S2, with the translated sequence MAVISMKELLEAGVHFGHQTRRWDPKMDEYIFTERNGIHIIDLQKTVKLVDEAYNFIRNASTDGANVLFVGTKKQASDAIAEEATRAGQYYINHRWLGGTLTNWNTIKTRIQRLKDLQTMAEDGTFEQLPKKEVVLLNKQREKLEKFLGGIQDMPGLPDVLFVVDPKKEEIAVKEANMLNIPVVAMIDTNANPDVVDVKIPANDDAIRAVRLITSKIADAVIEGRQGQDSAPEDAFVEGDENTESIEEIANIVEEGNN
- a CDS encoding GIY-YIG nuclease family protein — protein: MKYYYFYVLYTADGYFYGGFTDNVQRRLATHESGKGAKFTRVKSRHPLKLIHYEEFQTKSEALKAEANFKKLTRINKEKYLLVHHVIKIW
- a CDS encoding tRNA1(Val) (adenine(37)-N6)-methyltransferase, whose product is MTQPFLKANERIDGLPSQNINIIQNPDMFSYSLDAILLAHFADVKGKGKGLSVDLGSGTGAVGLFYAPKVTGEIKLVEIQPELAEMAQRSIELNNLHERVSVVQADMKDIFNEIKPGSVETILTNPPYFPLTETTKTNIDKHYEIARHELMINLPELAQIANKLLKNNGKVYMVHRPERLADIFAAFAARKLMIKRVQFVYGKANREANMVLIEAIKSGRPGGVRIMPPLIAYTDDNDYTSEVHDILYGKAWHE
- a CDS encoding lysophospholipid acyltransferase family protein, with amino-acid sequence MKFYDFLRGIAVALIWAVTGRIKYMNRDRIPQNDNYVLVGPHRTWWDPVWYAVAAYPKHFIFMAKIELFKFKPLAWLIKSAGAFPVDRENVGPSVIKIPVRELKDGKRSLIMFPSGSRHSDDLKSGSILIARMAGKAIVPAVYQGPVKFSQLFKRNNTTVNFGEPIIIDRKDRLNKENIAKYTEQMQAAFQELDAEIDPTWKYVDPKRSEKK
- a CDS encoding YneF family protein → MISTWLAILIAVLTLIIGLVGGFFLARNSMKSYLAKNPPISEEMMKSMMMSMGQKPSQKKLNQMMAQMKQQSANSQKK
- the lexA gene encoding transcriptional repressor LexA; protein product: MAITQESKQIQVLRFIHEAQSENGYPPTVREIGEAVGLSSSSTIHGHIERLVKKGYLLKDASKPRARAIEVTDIGLEMLGISTTPGKIPVLGMVTAGTPILAVEEEATEFFPIPDNLMQFDGDLFMLNVHGDSMVNIGILDGDKVIVRKQENADNGDVVVAMNDNNEATVKRFFREADHYRLQPENNSMAPIILQKVSILGKVIGLYRDAIY